The following is a genomic window from Synergistaceae bacterium.
TTCACGAGATTTAATGCTCACTCAAGACGGGCAGCTTGCATACGAATTTTTACCGGGCGACAGAATCGAAATAAGACTCTCACGCACTAAGAAAATAAGAACTGTAAATTTGCCGGATAGAAATTTTCTTGACATTGTGCGCGAAAAACTGGGCTGGGGCGAATGAGTAAATATAAAAATTTCATGACAAAGCTAATATTTTCACCTGACAATAAATTATCCTCTCAAAATCTTGTATTGCTTGAGATTCATAATAAAGCGTGTAAAAAGGGTTATGACAAATGATTGAATCTCTCAAAATTTCCAACATCGGCGGAATAAAATCGGCTTCACTTGCATTCACACCCGGACTCAACGTCATTACAGGCGAAAGCGGCGCAGGAAAATCAAGCGTTGTGCGTGCACTTGAGTTATTAACCGGCAGCAGGGGAGGAGTAAAATTTATTCGTGCAGGAGAGACTCTCGGCCAAGTCAAAGCAAAATTTACGGATACAACTATAACGCGTGAAATCTTAGATACAGGACGCAGCCGAGCAAAAGTTCAGGGAGCATCAACAGGCCTTAACGAATGCGCAAAAATAGCAAGCTCACTTGTAAGAATCCAGAGTCAATTTGCCCAGATTGAATTATTAGAACCTGACAGACAGTTAGCGATGTTAGACTCGTTTTTGCCGGAAAAAATTTTTGATGACTTTCACGAAATCTTTGACCGCGCAAAAGAAAGCTCCAACGAATTACGCACACTCAAGAAAAAACGCGCTGAAATCGAACGCAAATATTCTAATGCACGAGAAATTTTTGATCTCGTCAAAATCGCAAAACCTGAGCAGGGACTCGAAAAACGGCTCGAAAATTTATTATCTGACATAACACACAGAATCTCAGAGACTGAACGCGCACAAAACAGCCTTGACTCATTAACCGGCGGACTATCTGAACACGGCTTAATCGAACAAGTTAAAAGCTGCTTCGAGAATCTTTATTCATTCATGAGCGATGACGACGAGTCAAACATAAAAGAGTCAATAAATAATTTGTTCGAGTCCGTGAAAAATATCGAACTTGACAACGGCGGCAATGATTTAACCCTGCGCGATAAAACAGAGTCAAGGCTCGGAGCTTTGCGAAAACTTAAGCGGCTTTGCAACATTCCCGACGAGAACGAACTATTAAATTACTGCGACGAAATTTATACGAGTCTCGAATGGCTGGAAAAAAGTTATAACGAGCTAGAAAATTTATCAGCACGCTCACTCGATGACAAGAAGAAAGCAAACGCCCTCGCTATGGAAATCAGGCACTCAAGGCAGGAGACCGCAAAAATTTTGACTCAGCGCGTAAATAATGTTTTGTCAGAACTCGGAATGAACACGATAAAATTTAATATAAATCTCAACGGTTTGCAGAAATTAAGGCGCGACGGAGCAGACGAAGCAGAATTTATTTTGCAGGAAGGATCAAGAGTCGGACGTGTCGAAAAAATTGCGTCAGGCGGTGAATTGAGTCGGTTATTATTGGCGTTACAGCTTTCATTGCCTGATGAGTGGCTGCCCCCTACTATAGTTTTTGACGAAGTAGAAGCGGGACTCGGAGGTCGTGCGGCGGTGTTGTCGGGTTTGCAGCTAAAAAATTTATCGCGAAAATGTCAAGTGATTCTAGTAACTCATGAAGCGTCTATTGCTGCACTTGGGGACTCTCATATTTTAATACAGCGAATCAACGGCGAAACGTCCATGAAGAATATAAAAGATTTTGAACGCGTGAGAGAAATTGCAAGAATGTTATCAGGTTCTCCGGACTTAATCGAGGCACAGGAACACGCAAAAATTTTACTTAGTGAGAGTCTGTAAATATAAAAAATTTCCCCTGACTCGCTTTCAAATCAGGGGACAAAGCATTAAATCTCACTCTGAATAATTTTGCGAATCTCAAACATTGACCGCCCTGACTCAATCGCAAGAGTCTTTAAGTCTTCATATTCAGGAATCTTGCGCATAATTTCACCGTTTAAGCTCGTAATCTTGACTCTAATTTTCCCAAGCGAAGTATTAAACTCTTCAATTTTCCAGTTTAAGCGCAGTCTGTCAAATTCGGAAATTCTGACTCCTTGTGAAGTCGTGTGAGTCAAAATTATATTTGCAAGTTTTGAGGCGTTATCGGGTTCACTCAAGCAGCAAAATTTTACAGCAGGACGCAATTTTTTCATGTAAATATTTTCTGTCCATACGTCTAAGGCTTGAGCAGCAAATAATTTTTCCTGCACAATTTCATAATCCTGCGGGTTCATGTCGTCGATATTGCATTCAAGCAAAGATAATTTCTCGTGAATTAAGCCATCGTTATTATCACTCTTGATTTCAGAGTCTATTAACAAAGCGCGCAAAATATTGGGCATATCGGGCGAGTCATTATTTCCGATTCCATAACCTGACGCTGTAATTTTTCCGGGCGGAACATTCCCGAAACCGTCAGCAAGAATCCTCACTAACAATGCTCCCGTCGGTGTAGTGCGTTCCATAGGCGACCCATTAGAATAAACCGGCAGTCCGCGCAATAAATATTCAGTCGCAGGAGCAGGAACAGGCAAAATCCCATGAGCACACTTTACAGTCCCTGAGCCTACATTTATATTTGAGCAGATAACACGCGGCCAGCCGAGAGAGTCAACTAATATAAATGAGCCTACAATATCAATTATTGAATCAACTGCTCCGACCTCGTGAAAATGAATTTTATCGGGTGTAGTGCCGTGAACGTTTGCTTCTGCGTTTGCTAAGAGTGAGAATGCCCGCAAAGACTCGCGTTTGACTCGTTCGGGTAAACTGCTAGCTGTAATCATTGCTTCAATGTCTGCTAAGTGCCTGCCGTGATGGTGTTCGTGTTCATGCTCGTGATGATGATGATTTAATTTCACGTCAAAATTTATCCCTGCGATTCCGTTTTTAGTCGCATTCTCGATTATTAACTCGTATTCGTCGGGGTCGAGTCCTGACAAATTTTTTATTCCGTCGATTAAAATTTTATGAGTCGGGACAAGATTCAATAATGCCCCGATAAACATATCTCCTGCAATGCCAGCAAAACAGTCAAGATATAAAGTTTTCACGCTGATTATTTCTCCTTTCGTCCAATAAAAAAATAGTGTGAAGGCTTCTTTGTGTACGATAAAAGCTCCTCGAACGGGTCAGCAGATTTTTTCGGGCTTGATTTTTTCGGGATCTGGGTTAATTTTTCGGGATTCCTTATATTAACGTAAGGGCGCGCACTTCCTGAGACACTGCGCAAAATTGTGTGAATCTGCTTATCACTCGTCAACATCGGGACAACTGTAGAGACGTTGCACTCACAGCAAAAAGTTATGTCATCACGATAGCCGATTTTTTCGAGATATTGAGCATGAGTCGATTTCATTACAAAATTTTCGAGATTATCTCCGCGGTTCTGCCATAATAATAACGCCATTTTTGCACTGTCAGACATTAATATTTCGCCGCGCGATTGAAGCTCGTCAAGGATTGCCCCCGCACACAAAGTGTCTTCCCATGAAGGCCGGTTTTTACGACCTGAACAAAGCAGCCCGATATTATTTCCGAACGTCAAAGCATGATCGAGACAGGCCGCAAAATTTCGTAAGCTCGCAGCAATAACAGGACTCCCCGACGAGGCAGCCTCCAATAATGCAACAGTGCCGTTAGTTGTTGACATGACTCCGCAGTAATGCTCCTGAATGAGATTATAATTTAATTCCAGCGGTGAATTTCCTGCGTCAAAACCTTCTGGGGGGATTCCGTTTACTTCGCCCATTAACAACGGTGAAGAACCTCTTTCGCGCAGATCCTGCACTAATTTTCGCGCCTCATCAGGACTCTTTACGGGATATAATTCTGTGCCGCCCAACTCAAACCAGCGAGTCATAACTGTTGTAGCCCGCAGGACATCTATTACAATCCAGACATCAACAACGGGCAGATAATTATTTTCTCCGCAGGCAAATACTAAATCAGCCTCATACATTGATTAATACGCTTTCGCAAAAATTGTGAGTCTCGCGTTGTCTTGGCCTGTGATAAAACATTTTCCGCGATTCTCTCCTGGTAAAATAACGCGCGGGGTAGCTCCTCCGGTCTCGTCCTTGATTCTTTTCTCGTCTTCAGGTGTTCCGCCGAAATAAGCCCGTACAAATCCGCCCTGAGTGTTAATAATTTCTTTGAGTTCGTCATAATTCTTTGCGTCGTGAGTATTAGCTTCCCTGAAAGATTTTGCGCGGTTGAATAAATTTGCTTGAATGTCAGCTAATAAATTTTTCACGGTCTCTATAACGTTTTCTGATTTAACGTCTAATTTTTCGCCTGTGTCGCGCCGTACGAGTCTTACTGTTCCTGCTGCTAAATCTTTCTCGCCTAATTCGAGTCTCAACGGGACTCCCTTCTGCAAATGAGCAAAGAATCTATCAGCCGGACGCGCGTGAAAATCTGTATCTACTTTTGTGTACATGCCTCCTAGTGAGTCATCAATTTTTGCTGCAAGTTCGCGGGCTTTGGGCAAGATTTCATTTGCTGCGATGCTCTCATCTTTAGAAATCGGCAAAATCACGGCTTTAACGGGTGCGATTCTGGGCGGGATAATTAGTCCGTCGTCGTCAGAGTGAGTCATTATTAC
Proteins encoded in this region:
- a CDS encoding AAA family ATPase, translated to MIESLKISNIGGIKSASLAFTPGLNVITGESGAGKSSVVRALELLTGSRGGVKFIRAGETLGQVKAKFTDTTITREILDTGRSRAKVQGASTGLNECAKIASSLVRIQSQFAQIELLEPDRQLAMLDSFLPEKIFDDFHEIFDRAKESSNELRTLKKKRAEIERKYSNAREIFDLVKIAKPEQGLEKRLENLLSDITHRISETERAQNSLDSLTGGLSEHGLIEQVKSCFENLYSFMSDDDESNIKESINNLFESVKNIELDNGGNDLTLRDKTESRLGALRKLKRLCNIPDENELLNYCDEIYTSLEWLEKSYNELENLSARSLDDKKKANALAMEIRHSRQETAKILTQRVNNVLSELGMNTIKFNINLNGLQKLRRDGADEAEFILQEGSRVGRVEKIASGGELSRLLLALQLSLPDEWLPPTIVFDEVEAGLGGRAAVLSGLQLKNLSRKCQVILVTHEASIAALGDSHILIQRINGETSMKNIKDFERVREIARMLSGSPDLIEAQEHAKILLSESL
- the larC gene encoding nickel pincer cofactor biosynthesis protein LarC; the encoded protein is MKTLYLDCFAGIAGDMFIGALLNLVPTHKILIDGIKNLSGLDPDEYELIIENATKNGIAGINFDVKLNHHHHEHEHEHHHGRHLADIEAMITASSLPERVKRESLRAFSLLANAEANVHGTTPDKIHFHEVGAVDSIIDIVGSFILVDSLGWPRVICSNINVGSGTVKCAHGILPVPAPATEYLLRGLPVYSNGSPMERTTPTGALLVRILADGFGNVPPGKITASGYGIGNNDSPDMPNILRALLIDSEIKSDNNDGLIHEKLSLLECNIDDMNPQDYEIVQEKLFAAQALDVWTENIYMKKLRPAVKFCCLSEPDNASKLANIILTHTTSQGVRISEFDRLRLNWKIEEFNTSLGKIRVKITSLNGEIMRKIPEYEDLKTLAIESGRSMFEIRKIIQSEI
- a CDS encoding 2-phosphosulfolactate phosphatase, which codes for MYEADLVFACGENNYLPVVDVWIVIDVLRATTVMTRWFELGGTELYPVKSPDEARKLVQDLRERGSSPLLMGEVNGIPPEGFDAGNSPLELNYNLIQEHYCGVMSTTNGTVALLEAASSGSPVIAASLRNFAACLDHALTFGNNIGLLCSGRKNRPSWEDTLCAGAILDELQSRGEILMSDSAKMALLLWQNRGDNLENFVMKSTHAQYLEKIGYRDDITFCCECNVSTVVPMLTSDKQIHTILRSVSGSARPYVNIRNPEKLTQIPKKSSPKKSADPFEELLSYTKKPSHYFFIGRKEK